In the Bicyclus anynana chromosome 6, ilBicAnyn1.1, whole genome shotgun sequence genome, one interval contains:
- the LOC128198172 gene encoding uncharacterized protein LOC128198172, whose translation MWRGDYYSQIDGVAMGSPIAPVVANIFMEWVERELVDKMTYRPRFWLRYVDDVFAIVNRDDLAIIFQCLNSLHEKVHFTKEEEKEGGLPFLDVMVIRGSGGELHTTVYRKPTHTNRYLHASSHHHPSQISSVPRSLINRALSLCDPPYIECELRVVRQALENNGYSWRQSSRWAQTTTRRKPSCVNRSVQLHIWSVYLTYVKGVTDKISHYLQRRFDIVTRFRPPALVKSILRSPKDRDPLNVPGVYKIPCDCGRSYIGETRRNITTRVKEHIRSMKNVDTDGSAIAEHVLASGTTHYIRFDKASVLSREKFLVPRKIHEAIEISRHPNFNRDHGWLLPTAWKPLFLSLSHTTNLEQDSISSVCLQEDESNEDDINEPS comes from the exons ATGTGGCGAGGTGACTATTATAGCCAAATAGACGGTGTTGCCATGGGGTCGCCGATTGCACCTGTAGTGGCCAATATATTTATGGAGTGGGTGGAACGCGAGTTGGTCGATAAAATGACGTATAGACCGCGTTTTTGGCTGCGTTATGTGGATGATGTGTTTGCCATTGTAAACAGGGATGATTTGGCCATAATATTCCAGTGTCTCAACAGTCTACATGAGAAGGTTCATTTTACGAAAGAGGAAGAAAAAGAGGGCGGTCTGCCATTTTTAGACGTGATGGTGATCCGGGGGTCTGGTGGTGAATTACATACAACGGTGTACCGAAAACCGACTCACACCAACAGATATCTCCATGCGAGTTCGCACCACCATCCATCGCAGATATCGTCGGTACCAAGAAGCCTCATAAATCGAGCCCTAAGTCTTTGTGACCCACCCTATATTGAGTGCGAACTAAGAGTAGTGAGACAGGCGCTGGAGAACAATGGCTATAGTTGGCGTCAGAGTTCCAGATGGGCACAAACAACAACTAGGCGGAAACCGTCCTGTGTGAACCGGTCAGTTCAACTTCACATATGGTCAGTGTACTTAACATATGTGAAGGGCGTGACGGACAAAATCAGCCACTATCTCCAACGGAGATTTGACATAGTGACGCGGTTTCGTCCACCTGCATTGGTGAAGAGTATACTGCGATCGCCTAAGGATAGGGATCCGCTGAACGTGCCCGGGGTGTACAAGATTCCGTGTGACTGTGGTAGGTCatacatcggtgagactcgccgtaacatcaccacaagagtaaaagaacacatacggagcatgaagaatgtggacacggacggttcagcaatagccgagcatgttctagcttcgggtacgactcattatatccgttttgataaggcttctgtattgtcaagggaaaagtttctagtacctcgtaagatacatgaagcgatagaaattagtcgtcacccgaattttaatcgggatcatggatggttgctgcccacagcgtggaaaccgctatttctttcactgtcacatacaacaaacttggaacaagatagcattagttcggtttgcttacaagaagacgagtctaatgaagatgacattaatgaacc ctcatga